A window of the Mucilaginibacter sp. cycad4 genome harbors these coding sequences:
- a CDS encoding DUF72 domain-containing protein, translating to MHFGRIETDLSNVDYSLPADSAMTISTLQGSQPSSGFQAYIGAPKWGYKNWIGTIFPKGTKDADFLGKYARHFNSIEFNATFYQIHSPERIFAWKQMVEEVPYFKFCPKFPQSISHIRRFRNVEEQTNEFYTSISVLGTHLGPLFLQLPDNFSSKFLSELKTYLITLPAEVPVFVEVRHKNWFIDNGERDNLFNCLRELNMGTVISDTAGRRDCLHMTLPIPHAFIRFVDSGDEPTDLLRLEGWIKRLKEWKQQGLQSLYFFIHAGDAPSLSLYDYFITKLNQELQLNIQLPGETPH from the coding sequence ATGCATTTTGGAAGAATCGAAACAGATTTATCTAACGTTGATTATAGCTTGCCTGCTGATAGTGCCATGACTATATCTACTTTGCAAGGCTCTCAGCCCTCAAGTGGGTTTCAAGCTTATATAGGTGCGCCGAAGTGGGGTTACAAAAACTGGATTGGTACAATATTTCCCAAGGGTACGAAAGATGCGGACTTCTTAGGCAAATATGCCAGGCATTTTAATTCAATTGAGTTCAATGCTACATTTTATCAAATCCATTCTCCTGAGCGGATTTTTGCCTGGAAACAAATGGTAGAAGAAGTTCCATATTTTAAATTCTGTCCTAAATTTCCGCAAAGCATCTCTCACATACGACGGTTCCGAAACGTGGAAGAACAGACCAACGAATTTTATACCAGCATATCCGTTCTTGGTACTCACCTCGGTCCGTTGTTCCTGCAACTGCCGGATAACTTTTCGTCGAAGTTCTTATCAGAGCTGAAGACCTATTTGATAACACTGCCGGCTGAGGTACCGGTATTTGTTGAAGTACGTCATAAGAATTGGTTTATTGATAATGGGGAACGTGATAACCTGTTTAACTGTCTTAGAGAATTAAACATGGGCACAGTTATTTCCGACACCGCAGGCAGAAGAGATTGTCTTCACATGACCTTGCCAATTCCACATGCCTTTATTCGATTTGTGGATAGTGGCGATGAGCCGACCGACTTGCTGCGACTAGAGGGATGGATTAAACGTTTGAAAGAATGGAAACAACAAGGATTGCAATCCTTATACTTTTTTATCCATGCAGGTGACGCGCCGTCATTGTCATTGTACGATTATTTCATAACCAAACTCAACCAGGAACTCCAATTAAATATTCAGTTGCCAGGGGAAACGCCCCATTAA
- a CDS encoding DNA-formamidopyrimidine glycosylase family protein, producing MPEIPDLNIFSSNLTKKLVGKTLSLVDILITRQLKVPAADIKTALEGQLLNKINRIGKELRFEFQNGRVLSIHLMLHGTMFWFEGKNENRFTIAELLFDDGTGLAITDWQKAVILTLDPKPATAPDALAIPPGYLHSALSKLSKPIKTVLTEGKTVQGIGNAYVDEILYAARISPFSKANKIPEMNIDILVEAINTVLVDAENHIRQNFPDTITEKERDFLQVHRPKQTLTLNGEVILKAELDKRKTYYVESQQFFE from the coding sequence ATGCCAGAAATACCGGATCTAAATATATTTAGCAGCAATCTTACTAAAAAACTTGTCGGAAAGACATTATCGTTAGTTGATATTCTGATAACCCGGCAACTTAAAGTCCCCGCCGCAGACATCAAGACGGCGTTGGAGGGCCAGCTTTTAAATAAGATAAACAGAATAGGTAAGGAGTTACGTTTTGAATTTCAAAATGGCCGTGTGTTAAGTATTCACCTGATGCTTCATGGTACTATGTTTTGGTTTGAGGGTAAAAATGAAAACAGATTTACCATCGCTGAGCTGTTATTCGATGATGGTACTGGATTGGCAATAACAGACTGGCAAAAGGCTGTCATATTAACCTTGGATCCAAAACCAGCTACGGCCCCTGACGCTTTGGCTATCCCACCCGGTTATCTGCATTCTGCTCTGTCAAAACTCTCGAAACCGATCAAAACCGTTTTAACTGAAGGCAAGACTGTTCAGGGGATTGGCAACGCCTATGTAGATGAGATCCTATATGCCGCGAGAATATCGCCCTTTTCTAAAGCGAATAAAATTCCTGAGATGAATATCGACATCCTGGTTGAGGCGATCAATACGGTCTTAGTTGATGCAGAAAATCATATCCGTCAAAATTTTCCGGATACCATCACCGAAAAAGAGCGTGATTTTCTGCAAGTACACCGGCCAAAGCAAACCTTGACGCTCAATGGTGAGGTGATTCTCAAAGCTGAATTGGATAAGCGTAAAACGTATTATGTTGAAAGTCAGCAATTTTTCGAATAA
- a CDS encoding competence protein CoiA family protein — MRFAMVDDLRIEAQTGLAGLCPRCAKPVIAKCGSRRIHHWAHRSMTRCDNWWEPETYWHRLWKNKFQAEWQEFILSDELTGEKHIADVRTSQGYVVEFQYSSIDPKERAARENFYQNMVWVVYGMRKKKDYGHFSKGKKCFIILKPGIYLVGYPQGYFPLDWLQSSVPVIFDFCNVDETGEYKEIEELLYCLFPVRFDNCAVVAEISRKAFVNCLINGSWPTRIRDYMTLLNQEKEKRVTDFEKLRPKPDEMNVEGFLRDAQRHKNRGL; from the coding sequence ATGCGTTTTGCAATGGTTGACGACTTGCGAATTGAAGCACAAACCGGCTTGGCCGGGCTGTGCCCCAGATGTGCAAAGCCTGTTATTGCTAAATGCGGATCTCGAAGAATTCATCATTGGGCCCACCGCAGCATGACAAGGTGCGATAATTGGTGGGAGCCAGAAACCTATTGGCATCGCTTATGGAAAAATAAATTTCAGGCAGAATGGCAAGAGTTTATTCTTTCTGATGAACTAACTGGCGAGAAACATATTGCCGATGTCCGCACCAGTCAAGGCTACGTCGTTGAATTTCAATATTCGTCTATCGATCCAAAAGAAAGAGCCGCACGAGAAAACTTTTATCAAAACATGGTCTGGGTAGTTTACGGCATGCGGAAAAAGAAAGACTATGGCCATTTTTCCAAAGGCAAAAAGTGTTTCATTATATTGAAACCCGGCATATATCTCGTAGGATACCCACAAGGATACTTTCCATTAGATTGGCTACAGTCGTCAGTGCCGGTCATCTTTGATTTTTGCAACGTGGACGAGACCGGTGAATATAAAGAGATAGAAGAGTTACTGTATTGTTTATTTCCTGTACGTTTTGACAACTGCGCAGTTGTCGCTGAGATATCACGCAAGGCTTTTGTTAATTGTTTGATTAATGGCTCATGGCCAACAAGGATTAGGGATTACATGACTTTGCTAAATCAGGAAAAGGAAAAGAGGGTAACTGACTTCGAAAAATTACGGCCGAAGCCTGATGAAATGAATGTTGAGGGCTTTTTAAGGGATGCACAACGACATAAAAACAGAGGTTTATAA
- a CDS encoding sensor histidine kinase, with protein MSNARFSLNLVLRLTNPLIVMTDYPYMTAQKVKVLLFYIIATAVFCFSFQQSKAQLKHATISKSLIITDSLIHKGDFYANLAPYHFVDSSIKYLLKAHKLSTAAGNERKIVQTSILLAIQYAKKNEWKTSESFSEMAVAPYLKRDDLVNAAKTYNTLSSMFLFGTNINAKMVSRSVFFSNEERKILLAKKDVYGAALALKHMGDANLYIRNLDSSDNQLKRVLQIYKKVSPQKIHEVYFLLASSSALRGDLPKELEYRMKVFSTMPATTSKWEKAYYFFKAALTYEGMGRYSLALDYLKKSFALYPTQGELTWRFMNDLIKLQRKKEAILFFLNNKKNIDLRTWYDTSFYYRSLGTYYQAIGNNKNAENSYLKLLKFGKGDMSTIGAISETKVNNYLTIINFYLSRRNYTKAAHYITELDSIPKFITNQVTESEIELIKFKTDSGNNRYLSAIKHYGNYQLIKDTILNFSKARQISDMELKYATAEKDKNIALLKKQALMDRERSGYFIACIVLLTIILAALYSRNRLRRRNIKLLREKQTEIISKNTLLEQLNTDNKLLLKEVHHRVKNNMQTIVSLLHSQSAGLQDKTALSAVLDSQHRVYTMALIHQKLYKGELGTTVYMPEYIAEFVDYLKQSFDSGDKIAFSINIEPLFFDVGIAVPIGLIINEAITNSIKHAFNKQSAGEIKVNLFASEDAACLIITDDGCGMPDTFLLEKSTSFGIKLMSGLADYDLGGNLQILTNNGTTLKLSFNMNLFHQ; from the coding sequence TTGTCAAATGCGCGTTTTTCACTAAATTTAGTACTGCGCTTGACTAATCCTTTAATAGTGATGACAGATTACCCCTATATGACGGCTCAAAAAGTAAAAGTCCTGCTTTTCTATATCATAGCTACAGCCGTTTTCTGTTTCTCATTTCAACAAAGTAAAGCCCAGTTAAAACACGCGACTATATCGAAATCGCTTATTATCACAGACTCTTTGATCCATAAGGGTGATTTTTATGCTAATCTGGCACCATACCACTTTGTTGACAGTTCGATAAAATACCTGTTAAAGGCGCACAAGCTTAGTACGGCAGCTGGGAATGAGCGAAAAATCGTTCAAACATCAATTTTGCTCGCCATTCAGTATGCAAAGAAAAATGAATGGAAGACAAGTGAGTCTTTTAGTGAGATGGCCGTTGCTCCTTATCTCAAGCGTGACGATTTAGTCAACGCGGCGAAAACCTATAATACGCTTTCTTCCATGTTTTTATTCGGCACGAATATCAATGCTAAAATGGTGTCTAGGAGCGTATTTTTCAGTAATGAGGAACGAAAGATATTGCTGGCAAAAAAGGATGTCTATGGTGCAGCATTAGCGCTCAAACACATGGGAGATGCAAATTTGTATATCCGGAATCTAGATTCATCTGACAACCAGCTAAAAAGGGTTTTACAAATTTATAAGAAGGTTAGTCCTCAAAAAATCCATGAAGTTTATTTCTTACTGGCTAGTTCCAGCGCTTTAAGAGGGGATCTGCCTAAAGAACTTGAGTATCGAATGAAGGTCTTTTCTACCATGCCGGCTACGACCTCAAAATGGGAAAAAGCGTATTATTTTTTTAAAGCGGCTCTTACCTACGAAGGGATGGGAAGATACAGTTTAGCGCTGGATTACCTCAAAAAAAGCTTCGCACTCTATCCAACGCAAGGGGAGCTGACTTGGAGGTTTATGAACGACCTTATCAAATTACAACGAAAAAAAGAAGCTATCCTCTTTTTTTTAAATAATAAGAAAAACATAGACCTGCGTACCTGGTATGATACAAGCTTCTATTATCGTAGCCTGGGGACCTATTACCAGGCTATTGGAAATAATAAAAACGCTGAGAATAGCTATCTGAAATTATTGAAATTTGGGAAAGGAGATATGTCAACGATAGGCGCGATTTCAGAAACTAAGGTGAATAACTATTTAACCATAATAAATTTCTATCTGAGCAGAAGAAATTATACAAAAGCCGCACATTATATAACCGAACTGGATTCCATTCCGAAGTTTATAACCAATCAAGTTACCGAAAGCGAAATCGAGCTGATTAAGTTCAAGACAGACTCGGGAAATAATCGCTATTTATCTGCCATCAAGCACTATGGAAATTACCAACTGATTAAAGATACAATTCTAAATTTTTCGAAGGCCAGACAAATTTCGGATATGGAATTAAAGTATGCAACAGCCGAAAAAGATAAGAATATAGCTTTACTTAAGAAACAAGCCCTGATGGATAGGGAGCGTTCGGGATATTTTATAGCTTGTATCGTTCTGCTGACCATTATCCTCGCAGCTTTGTATAGTCGAAATCGGCTTAGGCGTCGTAATATTAAACTGCTTCGCGAGAAACAAACAGAAATTATATCAAAGAATACTCTATTGGAACAATTGAATACCGATAATAAGTTGCTTTTAAAAGAAGTACATCATCGGGTAAAAAACAACATGCAGACAATTGTTAGTTTACTGCATTCTCAATCCGCGGGATTGCAGGACAAAACGGCTTTAAGCGCGGTCTTGGATAGCCAACACAGAGTTTATACGATGGCGCTAATTCATCAAAAACTTTACAAAGGGGAGCTTGGCACAACTGTCTACATGCCAGAATATATAGCAGAGTTTGTCGACTACTTAAAACAAAGTTTCGATAGTGGTGATAAAATAGCTTTTTCAATAAATATTGAACCGCTTTTCTTCGATGTAGGCATCGCAGTTCCTATTGGATTGATCATAAATGAAGCGATTACAAATTCGATCAAACACGCATTTAATAAACAGTCGGCAGGAGAAATTAAAGTTAATTTATTTGCATCGGAGGATGCTGCTTGTTTAATTATCACGGATGATGGCTGTGGTATGCCTGATACTTTCCTTTTAGAGAAGTCAACATCATTTGGTATAAAACTAATGTCTGGCCTGGCGGACTATGATTTGGGAGGAAATCTTCAGATTCTAACTAATAACGGAACTACTTTAAAATTAAGTTTCAATATGAATCTCTTTCATCAATGA
- a CDS encoding SOS response-associated peptidase family protein, whose translation MCYYNGQKVTRAEFIRLKNLEKEVRRYNFLNVGVHNGFMFQPSAIAIANSDKTDFELVQAHWGYMPYGIKTHEDAQLFLRKYTTMNFKSENMLLNDKGEPSMWASAVKNGRTCLVLSTGMVENRHINKIGKKGEPLKTTDAYPYMVTIKDKEYWWMPGLYNQVLDKETGELVYTFAFATTKANALMRQIHNKDNKWRMPAVVSDDVAYEWLLGNPSVERMQEIARTQVPSKEMEYCTITKEYLQREANPTTYDMLPPIDMSYMDTEETLLYPAA comes from the coding sequence ATGTGTTACTACAACGGACAAAAAGTCACCCGTGCCGAGTTTATTCGATTAAAAAACCTGGAAAAGGAAGTTCGCCGGTATAATTTTCTAAATGTAGGCGTACATAATGGCTTCATGTTCCAGCCCTCGGCCATCGCCATTGCCAACAGCGATAAAACAGATTTTGAACTGGTGCAGGCGCACTGGGGTTACATGCCTTACGGTATTAAAACGCACGAAGACGCGCAATTATTTTTGCGGAAATACACCACAATGAACTTCAAATCTGAAAACATGCTCCTGAATGATAAAGGAGAACCTTCGATGTGGGCAAGTGCGGTTAAAAATGGACGGACCTGCCTGGTGCTTTCCACCGGCATGGTAGAAAACCGGCATATCAATAAAATTGGAAAGAAAGGCGAACCTTTAAAAACCACGGATGCTTATCCTTATATGGTGACTATAAAAGATAAGGAATACTGGTGGATGCCTGGTTTATATAATCAGGTGCTGGATAAAGAAACCGGAGAATTGGTTTATACATTCGCTTTTGCTACGACCAAAGCTAATGCCCTGATGCGTCAAATTCACAATAAAGATAACAAGTGGCGGATGCCGGCAGTTGTGAGCGATGACGTTGCTTATGAATGGTTGCTTGGAAATCCATCTGTTGAAAGAATGCAGGAAATTGCCCGTACACAGGTACCGTCTAAAGAAATGGAATATTGCACTATCACCAAAGAATACTTACAACGAGAGGCAAATCCCACAACCTACGATATGTTGCCACCAATTGATATGAGTTATATGGATACCGAGGAAACACTGCTTTATCCTGCTGCTTGA
- a CDS encoding SMEK domain-containing protein — translation MSNHNKLLVSIRDYLSRFQVQVKIATANSEYDINQHAENIIIPILNIAFEARFRNTNETDRKNAESIDLVDDQLRKIGIQVTATNSLEKVKTTLNKFLKSGYSKRVDRVLIYILTEKQRSYSQSSIDSVTKGKIKFDVNSQILDASDLYALIKHLNDVRKFQKINELLELQFSDLKIDNDFNYSDYESFRLSYKDKCFNNFSRLNFFGLSVTKQRPREVELYELFVPPLFDFGLNWKNSNSGIIEMALTFPDLSLAKALNVNMLKQAFADNASRRIKGVFPLNDFQYKGSFGGEFEYLFNHGQRLVILGNPGAGKSSIIKYAICKILENDERVFENNDIYRYLPFRIELHKYNQAKVAHGLSFAAFLVNTLASEYQTDISLERIIRILSFFPCLIFFDGIDEIFDVQDRINVRNDIENFTATYPDAFVIVTSRYESYEEVSFNNFYELEVKNFNQEQLEDYVGKWYALEEKDFQRRRSEIAGCVAQLAYVDNELKFNPLLLSLILILYRNELELPTNKLSIYEGCTNTIVDHRDEKEKKLKFNLQIHNKTSVFSSIAYWQFDNPTKRINNTVVQKHIKQYLMKNGEIEDESEAEKAAVEFLDFAKIRSIYFENKFTHKTFLEYFTAYYIFSKFYIGQNQRRFNDILDKNIGLSSWAVVLELLICKIDSNLIESRAMGKIIDTQLQKNKNDALLFFLQILKYLTNINEKITFNLIVSAIKSCFTTEFPLKESKINHKEVLFGQLANIFRISRFSKTFIKAFDSIAQSGELTISQLTNFAYEISNPTRNGGLIKIINTNHTIVESPELFIIRNFINIDSPEKYLDLLRFFVSRFGTENLDKLYKSAFGQRLFFGGDSFSWITSFIISTPPENCYNQYQKLKSIGLSHATIRRGINHKMLTASIIEPYSNLLKGLSQSGFRDFILAWVKPFRNKQHSGKEKFYDVFYQKHK, via the coding sequence ATGTCAAATCACAATAAACTGCTGGTATCTATACGCGATTATTTATCCAGGTTTCAAGTTCAGGTCAAAATTGCCACTGCAAACTCAGAGTACGACATTAATCAACATGCTGAAAATATCATTATTCCAATCCTGAATATCGCATTTGAAGCGAGGTTTCGCAATACCAACGAGACAGATAGAAAGAATGCAGAAAGCATAGATCTTGTTGACGACCAGCTCAGAAAGATAGGAATTCAGGTCACCGCAACGAATTCGCTTGAAAAAGTTAAAACGACTTTAAACAAATTTTTAAAGTCCGGTTACTCCAAACGTGTCGACCGGGTATTAATTTATATCCTAACTGAAAAGCAAAGAAGTTATTCGCAAAGCTCAATTGACAGTGTTACAAAGGGGAAAATTAAATTTGACGTTAACAGTCAAATCCTAGATGCCTCGGATCTTTACGCACTGATCAAACACTTGAATGATGTTCGCAAGTTTCAGAAAATAAACGAATTATTAGAATTGCAGTTTTCGGATTTAAAGATCGATAATGACTTTAACTACTCCGATTATGAGAGTTTTCGATTGTCATACAAAGACAAATGTTTCAATAATTTTTCCCGACTGAACTTTTTTGGGCTATCCGTGACTAAACAACGTCCCCGCGAGGTGGAATTATACGAACTTTTTGTCCCTCCTTTATTTGATTTCGGATTAAACTGGAAAAACAGTAATTCCGGAATAATTGAAATGGCTTTAACTTTTCCAGATTTATCCCTGGCAAAAGCCTTGAATGTAAATATGTTGAAGCAAGCTTTTGCAGACAATGCGAGCCGCCGTATAAAAGGAGTTTTTCCTTTAAATGATTTTCAATACAAAGGATCGTTTGGCGGTGAATTTGAATATCTTTTTAACCACGGTCAGAGACTGGTTATTTTAGGAAACCCTGGTGCCGGCAAATCTTCAATTATCAAATATGCTATTTGCAAGATTCTGGAAAATGATGAGAGAGTCTTTGAAAACAACGATATATATCGCTACCTGCCATTCCGCATTGAATTGCACAAATATAATCAGGCGAAAGTAGCTCATGGACTCAGCTTTGCAGCATTTCTTGTCAATACTTTAGCTAGCGAATATCAAACTGATATTTCTCTGGAAAGGATAATCCGTATCCTTTCTTTTTTCCCCTGCCTGATTTTCTTCGACGGTATCGACGAAATATTTGATGTACAGGACAGGATCAATGTCCGCAATGATATTGAGAATTTCACCGCGACTTATCCTGACGCATTTGTTATTGTAACTAGCCGTTATGAATCGTACGAAGAAGTTTCCTTTAATAACTTTTACGAGCTTGAAGTAAAGAATTTTAACCAAGAGCAACTCGAGGATTATGTTGGTAAATGGTACGCTTTGGAGGAAAAGGATTTCCAACGTCGAAGATCAGAAATTGCCGGTTGTGTAGCACAACTCGCATACGTCGACAATGAATTGAAATTTAACCCATTATTGCTGTCTCTCATTTTGATTCTTTATCGTAATGAACTAGAATTGCCAACCAATAAACTTAGTATTTATGAAGGCTGTACTAATACTATTGTGGATCATAGGGATGAGAAAGAAAAGAAACTAAAGTTCAACCTGCAAATCCATAATAAAACTTCCGTATTTTCTTCTATTGCTTACTGGCAATTTGATAACCCCACTAAAAGAATTAATAATACAGTCGTCCAAAAGCACATCAAACAATACCTGATGAAAAATGGAGAGATTGAAGACGAAAGCGAAGCAGAAAAAGCAGCGGTAGAGTTTCTCGATTTTGCGAAGATCCGTTCCATTTATTTCGAGAATAAGTTTACTCACAAAACTTTTCTGGAATATTTTACAGCTTACTATATTTTTAGTAAGTTTTACATCGGACAAAACCAACGGCGTTTTAACGATATCTTAGATAAAAATATAGGACTTTCGTCTTGGGCCGTGGTGCTTGAATTGCTGATCTGTAAAATTGACAGTAATTTGATCGAATCTCGTGCTATGGGTAAGATTATCGATACCCAGTTGCAAAAAAACAAGAATGATGCTTTGCTTTTTTTTCTTCAAATTTTAAAGTACTTAACAAACATCAACGAAAAAATTACTTTTAATCTCATTGTCTCCGCCATTAAATCTTGTTTTACAACTGAATTTCCGCTCAAAGAAAGCAAGATTAATCATAAGGAAGTGTTGTTCGGCCAACTAGCAAATATTTTCCGAATATCACGTTTCTCCAAAACGTTTATTAAGGCTTTTGATTCAATAGCTCAAAGCGGCGAGTTGACTATCTCCCAGCTAACAAATTTTGCATATGAAATTTCCAACCCAACTAGAAACGGAGGTCTTATCAAAATAATCAATACGAATCATACGATTGTCGAATCTCCTGAATTGTTCATAATAAGAAACTTTATAAACATCGATAGTCCGGAAAAGTATTTGGATCTGCTCAGGTTTTTTGTAAGCCGTTTCGGGACGGAGAACCTTGATAAACTCTATAAATCAGCCTTCGGGCAGCGGTTATTCTTTGGCGGTGATTCCTTCAGTTGGATAACGAGCTTTATAATTTCTACGCCGCCCGAAAATTGTTACAATCAATATCAAAAGCTGAAAAGCATAGGTTTGTCACATGCAACTATTCGACGTGGAATTAATCATAAGATGCTAACTGCGTCTATAATTGAACCCTATTCAAATTTACTTAAGGGGTTGTCTCAATCAGGTTTTCGTGATTTCATCTTAGCTTGGGTCAAACCTTTCCGTAATAAACAGCATTCGGGGAAAGAAAAGTTTTATGATGTCTTTTATCAAAAGCATAAATAA